In Heptranchias perlo isolate sHepPer1 chromosome 38, sHepPer1.hap1, whole genome shotgun sequence, a single window of DNA contains:
- the si:dkeyp-73b11.8 gene encoding BPTI/Kunitz domain-containing protein: protein MWNLYTAARNLGLIAIHFIAFTVGQRPSACDVPMDEGQLGDNPSMKFYYNAVTDHCNIFAYRGAGGNANRFFTDKYCMKNCSRIADEVYPDDDRACLLPVDAGDCKGRLLLFYFDSSKKKCKPFLYGGCGGNGNRFILPKICNSFCASKMGGPPGDADEESEVDEGLAVGLGMGCAVLLILAVALALFFTQKKKRAKRQAAKHHQEPLNKGIEMS from the exons ATGTGGAATCTGTACACTGCTGCTCGAAACTTGGGGCTGATTGCCATTCATTTCATTGCCTTCACCGTAGGACAAAGACCGTCAG CTTGTGATGTTCCAATGGATGAAGGACAACTCGGAGACAACCCCTCAATGAAATTTTATTACAATGCAGTGACTGACCATTGTAACATCTTTGCATATCGAGGGGCAGGAGGAAACGCAAACCGATTTTTCACTGATAAGTACTGCATGAAGAACTGTTCAAGGATCGCAGATGAGGTCTATCCAGATGATG ACCGGGCTTGCCTGCTGCCAGTGGACGCAGGTGACTGTAAAGGACGTCTTTTGCTCTTTTACTTCGACAGCTCAAAGAAGAAGTGCAAACCTTTCTTATACGGAGGATGTGGAGGAAATGGAAACAGATTCATCCTACCGAAGATTTGCAACTCCTTCTGTGCCAGTAAAATGG GAGGACCACCTGGCGATGCCGATGAAGAATCAGAAGTGGACGAAG GCCTGGCGGTGGGACTGGGCATGGGATGTGCTGTGCTGCTGATTCTCGCTGTCGCTCTCGCCCTGTTTTTTACACAGAAGAAGAAACG GGCCAAGAGGCAAGCAGCAAAGCATCACCAAGAACCATTGAATAAAGGGATTGAAATGAGCTGA